One genomic region from Croceicoccus sp. YJ47 encodes:
- the panC gene encoding pantoate--beta-alanine ligase: MQTIHALNPLRRAIAELRENAGAGSSLALVPTMGALHEGHLTLVKEAKRRADLTAVSIFVNPRQFGANEDLDAYPRTLQRDADMLRDAGVDVLWAPDAGEIYPDGYATNVSVDGVSAGLCGADRPGHFDGVATVVLKLFNQVRPDLALFGEKDWQQLAVIRRMARDLDLCHPHVDAIHGVAIVREADGLALSSRNRYLSPTQRSDAAALPAAMRAAIADMAQGTPADAALATLRATLRGAGFDTIDYAEMRDADTLALAHAPGPHIRLFVAARIGGTRLIDNMPVQ, from the coding sequence GTGCAAACCATCCATGCGCTCAATCCACTGCGCCGCGCCATCGCGGAGTTGCGCGAAAACGCCGGCGCGGGGTCCAGCCTTGCGCTCGTGCCCACGATGGGCGCGCTGCACGAAGGGCACCTGACCTTGGTAAAGGAGGCGAAACGGCGCGCCGATCTGACTGCCGTGTCCATTTTCGTGAACCCGCGTCAATTCGGCGCGAACGAGGATCTCGACGCCTATCCCCGCACGCTGCAACGCGATGCCGACATGCTTCGCGATGCGGGCGTCGATGTGTTGTGGGCGCCCGATGCCGGTGAAATCTACCCCGATGGATATGCGACGAACGTGTCGGTCGACGGGGTGAGCGCCGGGCTTTGCGGTGCGGACCGGCCCGGCCATTTCGACGGCGTGGCGACCGTGGTGCTGAAGCTGTTCAACCAGGTCCGGCCCGATCTCGCCCTGTTCGGGGAAAAGGACTGGCAACAACTCGCCGTCATTCGCCGCATGGCCCGCGATCTCGACCTGTGCCATCCCCATGTCGATGCCATTCACGGCGTTGCCATCGTGCGGGAGGCAGACGGCCTCGCGCTCAGCTCGCGCAATCGCTATCTCTCGCCAACGCAGCGCAGCGATGCGGCCGCCCTGCCCGCCGCCATGCGCGCCGCCATTGCCGATATGGCGCAAGGCACGCCGGCGGATGCGGCGCTCGCGACATTGCGGGCCACATTGCGCGGCGCGGGCTTTGACACCATCGACTATGCCGAAATGCGCGACGCCGATACGCTCGCGCTCGCCCATGCGCCCGGCCCGCATATCCGCCTGTTCGTCGCGGCGCGGATTGGCGGCACGCGGCTGATCGACAATATGCCGGTGCAATAG
- a CDS encoding division plane positioning ATPase MipZ — protein MRYLRPARRTGKQGGKNEPQQQSSESDPVNQPHRIVFANEKGGTGKSTTAVHIAVALAYQGAKVAAIDLDPRQRTFYRYFENRVGTEQRRDIALPGAAVAVFDGPSIEDLDALSEEIGGGCDFLIFDTPGKDDPYARHVATKADTLVTPLNDSFVDFDLIGQVDSETFKVKRLSFYAELIWDARKKRGLSTLHDGKKEMDWVVVRNRTQHIEARNMRRINEALAELSKRVGFRTTPGLSERVIYRELFPSGLTLLDKGHLGDLATSHLVARQELRGLLKGLNLPEVGARVDAAMAG, from the coding sequence ATGCGATACCTACGCCCCGCCCGCCGCACCGGCAAGCAGGGTGGGAAGAACGAACCACAACAGCAATCGAGCGAGAGCGACCCAGTGAACCAGCCGCATCGTATTGTCTTCGCGAACGAGAAGGGCGGGACCGGCAAATCCACCACCGCCGTCCATATCGCGGTGGCCCTCGCCTATCAGGGGGCAAAGGTCGCCGCCATCGACCTCGACCCGCGGCAGCGCACCTTCTATCGCTATTTCGAGAACCGCGTCGGCACCGAACAAAGGCGCGACATCGCGCTCCCCGGTGCGGCGGTCGCGGTGTTCGACGGCCCCTCGATCGAGGATCTCGACGCGTTGAGCGAGGAGATCGGGGGGGGCTGCGATTTTCTCATCTTCGACACGCCGGGCAAGGACGACCCCTATGCCCGCCATGTCGCGACCAAGGCGGATACGCTGGTGACGCCGCTCAACGACAGCTTCGTCGATTTCGACCTCATCGGGCAGGTCGATTCCGAAACGTTCAAGGTGAAGCGCCTGTCCTTCTATGCAGAGCTGATCTGGGACGCGCGCAAGAAGCGGGGGTTGAGCACGCTTCACGATGGGAAGAAGGAAATGGACTGGGTCGTGGTCCGCAACCGGACCCAGCATATCGAGGCGCGCAACATGCGCCGCATCAACGAGGCGCTCGCCGAATTGTCGAAGCGCGTCGGTTTCCGGACCACGCCGGGCCTTTCGGAACGCGTGATCTATCGCGAATTGTTCCCGAGCGGTCTGACCCTCCTTGACAAGGGGCATCTCGGCGATCTTGCGACCAGCCATCTCGTCGCGCGGCAGGAACTGCGCGGGCTGCTCAAGGGGCTCAACCTGCCGGAGGTCGGCGCCCGCGTCGATGCGGCGATGGCCGGATGA
- a CDS encoding molecular chaperone DnaJ, translated as MMKFVVIAIALAVICRMLFRAWPWELWRRSERSQQRAQARSLLGVSRSATREEIVAAHRRLMYDAHPDRGGTAGKVHEIDAARDLLLEHKGGETR; from the coding sequence ATGATGAAATTCGTCGTCATTGCGATTGCGCTGGCGGTGATCTGCCGGATGCTGTTCCGCGCATGGCCGTGGGAATTGTGGCGCAGGAGCGAACGCTCGCAGCAACGGGCGCAGGCGCGCAGCTTGCTCGGCGTTTCGCGTTCGGCCACGCGGGAGGAAATCGTCGCGGCGCATCGGCGTTTGATGTACGATGCGCATCCCGATCGCGGCGGCACGGCGGGCAAGGTTCACGAAATTGACGCGGCCCGCGATTTATTGTTGGAACATAAGGGCGGCGAAACGCGCTGA
- the pgmG gene encoding phosphoglucomutase/phosphomannomutase PgmG, giving the protein MAHTFDSTVLREYDIRGIIGETLGPDDARAIGRGFATLLRQAGGRKVAVGYDGRVSSPTLEHALCEGLTASGCDVVRVGMGPTPMLYYAEASSEDVDGGIQITGSHNPANYNGFKMVFQGLPFFGSDIVKLGELALNGDWIDGSGTTETRDIMDEYIERLLEPIRQLPAVCQDRLASLRVAWDAGNGAAGPALELLTAKLPGEHFLLFTDVDGNFPNHHPDPTEEKNLADLKAIVADKNLDFGLAFDGDGDRIGAIDGEGRVIWGDQLLMIYAEDLLKLVPNSTIIADVKASRALFDLVSEKGGTPVMWKTGHSLIKSKMKETGAPLAGEMSGHVFFKHEYYGFDDALYAGIRLLTASARLDRSVTAMRGAMPDMINTPEMRFQVDESRKFAVIDEVKARLADSPDDVNDTDGVRVTNDDGWWLLRASNTQDVLVARAESESEAGLERLMAQIDGQLAQSGLERGEQAGH; this is encoded by the coding sequence ATGGCTCATACATTCGATTCCACCGTCCTTCGCGAATACGACATTCGCGGCATCATCGGCGAGACGCTCGGTCCCGACGATGCACGCGCTATCGGACGGGGCTTTGCCACGCTGCTGCGCCAGGCGGGGGGACGCAAGGTCGCGGTCGGTTATGACGGTCGGGTCAGTTCCCCGACGCTGGAGCATGCATTGTGCGAGGGATTGACGGCGAGCGGCTGCGACGTGGTGCGCGTCGGCATGGGGCCGACGCCGATGCTGTATTATGCCGAGGCGTCATCCGAAGATGTTGATGGCGGCATTCAGATAACTGGCAGCCACAATCCCGCCAATTACAATGGCTTCAAGATGGTATTTCAGGGCCTACCGTTTTTCGGGTCCGATATCGTCAAGCTCGGCGAGCTGGCTCTCAATGGAGACTGGATCGATGGCTCCGGCACGACCGAGACCCGGGACATCATGGACGAGTATATCGAACGCCTCCTCGAACCCATCCGGCAACTCCCCGCCGTCTGCCAGGATCGGCTGGCCTCCCTTCGGGTCGCGTGGGACGCCGGGAACGGCGCGGCGGGCCCCGCGCTCGAACTGCTCACGGCCAAGCTCCCCGGGGAGCACTTCCTTTTGTTTACCGACGTTGATGGCAATTTCCCCAATCATCATCCAGATCCTACCGAGGAGAAGAACCTTGCCGATCTGAAGGCGATTGTCGCCGACAAGAACCTCGATTTCGGACTTGCTTTCGACGGTGACGGCGACAGGATCGGCGCGATCGACGGCGAGGGGCGGGTCATCTGGGGTGACCAGCTGCTCATGATCTATGCCGAGGATCTCCTGAAGCTCGTCCCCAACTCCACCATTATAGCCGATGTGAAGGCCAGCCGGGCGCTCTTCGACCTGGTTTCCGAAAAAGGTGGCACGCCGGTCATGTGGAAGACGGGCCATTCGCTGATTAAGTCCAAAATGAAGGAAACTGGCGCGCCGCTCGCCGGAGAGATGAGCGGGCACGTGTTTTTCAAGCATGAATATTACGGCTTCGACGATGCGCTCTACGCGGGGATTCGCCTGCTCACGGCGAGCGCGCGGCTCGACCGGTCCGTCACGGCCATGCGCGGCGCGATGCCGGACATGATCAACACGCCCGAAATGCGCTTTCAGGTCGACGAAAGCCGCAAGTTCGCCGTCATCGACGAGGTGAAGGCCCGGCTCGCCGACAGCCCCGACGATGTGAACGACACCGATGGCGTGCGCGTGACCAATGACGATGGCTGGTGGCTGTTGCGGGCGTCCAATACGCAGGACGTTCTCGTCGCGCGTGCGGAGAGCGAGAGCGAGGCGGGGCTGGAGCGGCTGATGGCGCAGATCGACGGGCAGCTTGCGCAAAGCGGCCTCGAACGCGGCGAGCAGGCCGGCCACTGA
- a CDS encoding ligase-associated DNA damage response DEXH box helicase, whose protein sequence is MAVPEQIARWFDSRGWRIRRHQHDMLEVDDASQHALLTADTGAGKTLAGFLPTLAAFSTDRLDGRAPPEGLHTLYISPLKALATDVGRNLVAPIEEMGLPIAVETRSGDTPSNRKQRQRRKPPHVLLTTPESLSLLISYPDAAALFAGVKRVVIDEIHAFATGKRGDLLALALSRLEALAPDMRRIGLSATVASPDAYREWLAPWGDIDAVRHVIGEPGAPPDVEIMLPVEERVPWGGHAATWAIPQIYEEIRRNRTTLIFTNTRFLAEYIFQKLWSVNEDTLSIGVHHGSLSVEARRKVEGAMARGELRALVATASLDLGVDWGDIDCVLQMGAPKGSSRLLQRIGRANHRLDQRSRAILVPGNRFEFLEAQAALDAVDEGQRDGEDFRPGGLDVLAQHVMACACAGPFQEDALLREIRSSLAYAWVEDAVWQRVLSFVGNGGYALRAYDRFQRITREKDGWWRLTHPDQAARHRLNAGIILDGEMMTVRFRNGRALGKVEERFAATLSPKDTFQFAGMDLEVEAVKESEVIVRAAKKSAMIPSYGGARMPLTTHLADRVRAMLIDRPGWARFPDDVREWLEVQDWRSHLPGPGELLVESFPHGGREYSVFYTFEGWNANQSLGMLITRRMEDRGLSPLGFVANDYSLAVWGLKPVREPAALLSPDILAHEFVEWVQNSHLLRRAFREVAVISGLVERQQPGKRKTGRQVTFSTDLIYDVLRKYEPDHVLIEAAWADARTRMTDVGRVGDLLDRAAGQLVHVELDRVSPMAVPVMVGIGRERTPTGSADDDLLVEAESLASAAMTPGERRER, encoded by the coding sequence ATGGCGGTTCCCGAACAGATTGCGCGCTGGTTCGACAGCCGGGGATGGCGCATCCGCCGGCATCAACATGACATGCTCGAGGTGGACGATGCAAGCCAGCACGCGTTGCTGACCGCCGACACGGGCGCGGGAAAGACGCTCGCCGGCTTCCTGCCCACCCTGGCGGCATTCAGCACGGACCGCCTCGACGGGCGCGCCCCGCCGGAGGGCCTGCATACGCTCTATATCTCGCCGCTCAAGGCGCTGGCGACCGATGTGGGCCGCAATCTTGTCGCCCCGATAGAGGAGATGGGCCTGCCGATCGCGGTCGAAACACGCAGCGGTGACACGCCGTCGAACCGCAAGCAGCGTCAGCGGCGCAAACCGCCGCACGTGTTGCTGACCACGCCGGAATCGCTGTCGCTGCTGATATCCTACCCCGATGCGGCCGCGCTTTTCGCAGGCGTGAAGCGGGTGGTCATCGACGAAATTCACGCCTTCGCCACCGGCAAGCGGGGCGATCTTCTGGCGCTCGCCCTGTCGCGGCTGGAGGCGCTGGCCCCGGACATGCGGCGGATCGGCCTGTCCGCGACGGTCGCCTCGCCCGATGCGTATCGCGAATGGCTTGCGCCGTGGGGCGATATCGACGCGGTTCGCCATGTCATCGGCGAACCCGGCGCACCGCCCGACGTGGAGATCATGCTCCCGGTTGAGGAGCGCGTGCCGTGGGGCGGGCATGCCGCAACCTGGGCGATACCGCAGATCTACGAGGAGATACGCCGCAATCGCACGACGCTGATCTTCACCAATACGCGCTTTCTGGCCGAATATATCTTCCAGAAATTGTGGAGCGTGAACGAGGATACGCTGTCCATCGGGGTGCACCACGGCTCGCTTTCGGTGGAGGCGCGGCGCAAGGTCGAGGGGGCGATGGCGCGCGGCGAGTTGCGCGCGCTGGTTGCGACGGCGAGCCTCGATCTCGGCGTCGACTGGGGCGACATCGATTGCGTGTTGCAGATGGGCGCGCCCAAGGGCTCGTCACGCCTGCTGCAGCGGATCGGCCGGGCCAACCACCGCCTCGATCAACGCAGCCGCGCCATCCTCGTGCCCGGCAACCGTTTCGAGTTCCTCGAGGCGCAGGCCGCGCTCGACGCGGTGGACGAGGGGCAGCGCGACGGCGAGGATTTCCGTCCGGGCGGGCTCGACGTGCTGGCGCAGCATGTGATGGCCTGCGCATGTGCCGGCCCGTTTCAGGAAGATGCGCTGCTGCGCGAGATACGGTCCTCGCTTGCCTATGCCTGGGTCGAAGATGCGGTGTGGCAGCGTGTTCTGTCGTTCGTCGGGAACGGCGGCTATGCGCTGCGGGCCTATGACCGCTTTCAACGCATCACGCGGGAGAAGGACGGCTGGTGGCGGCTGACCCATCCGGACCAGGCGGCGCGCCATCGGCTGAATGCCGGGATCATTCTCGACGGCGAAATGATGACGGTGCGTTTTCGCAACGGCCGCGCGCTCGGCAAGGTGGAGGAACGCTTTGCCGCGACGCTTTCGCCCAAGGATACGTTTCAATTCGCCGGCATGGATCTGGAGGTCGAGGCGGTCAAGGAATCGGAGGTGATCGTCCGCGCTGCGAAGAAATCGGCCATGATCCCGAGCTATGGCGGGGCGCGCATGCCGCTCACCACCCATCTCGCCGACCGGGTGCGGGCGATGTTGATCGACCGGCCGGGCTGGGCACGCTTTCCCGACGATGTGCGCGAATGGCTGGAGGTACAGGACTGGCGCTCGCACCTGCCCGGCCCCGGCGAGCTGCTGGTCGAGAGTTTTCCCCACGGGGGCCGCGAATATAGCGTGTTCTATACGTTCGAAGGCTGGAACGCGAACCAGTCGCTCGGCATGCTGATCACGCGGCGGATGGAGGATCGCGGCCTGTCGCCGCTGGGCTTTGTCGCGAATGATTATTCGCTGGCGGTGTGGGGGCTGAAACCCGTTCGCGAACCGGCTGCGCTTCTGTCGCCGGATATCCTTGCGCATGAATTCGTCGAATGGGTCCAGAATTCGCATCTCCTGCGCCGCGCGTTTCGCGAGGTGGCCGTGATTTCCGGTCTCGTGGAACGGCAACAGCCGGGAAAGCGCAAGACCGGGCGCCAGGTCACCTTCTCCACCGATCTGATCTATGACGTGCTGCGAAAATACGAACCGGATCATGTGCTGATCGAGGCGGCATGGGCCGATGCCCGCACGCGCATGACCGACGTGGGCCGGGTCGGCGACCTGCTCGACCGCGCGGCGGGGCAGCTTGTGCACGTGGAACTCGACCGCGTCAGCCCGATGGCAGTGCCGGTGATGGTGGGCATCGGGCGCGAACGCACGCCGACCGGTTCGGCGGACGATGACCTTCTGGTGGAGGCGGAATCGCTCGCGTCCGCTGCCATGACGCCGGGGGAACGGCGGGAACGCTGA
- a CDS encoding biopolymer transporter ExbD, translated as MAMSGGSDDGSPMMEMNTTPLIDVMLVLLIMFIITIPVATHAVNIDLPAPSDNPSNPPVNPVKNKVVLTQDDVILWNGEQVSDNQLVSLLNESLALPVEPELQFQPEEFARYELSANVLEIIKASGATKFGFVGNEQYRDFGKGGVQPGV; from the coding sequence ATGGCAATGTCAGGTGGTTCCGACGATGGTTCGCCGATGATGGAAATGAACACGACGCCGTTGATCGACGTCATGCTCGTTCTCCTCATCATGTTCATCATCACCATTCCGGTCGCGACGCATGCGGTGAATATCGACCTCCCCGCGCCGAGCGACAATCCATCCAACCCGCCGGTCAACCCGGTGAAAAACAAGGTCGTGCTGACTCAGGACGACGTGATTCTGTGGAACGGCGAACAGGTTTCTGACAACCAGCTCGTCTCGCTGCTCAATGAATCGCTGGCCCTGCCGGTGGAGCCCGAGCTGCAGTTCCAGCCCGAGGAATTCGCGCGCTACGAACTGTCCGCCAATGTGCTTGAAATCATCAAGGCATCGGGCGCGACGAAATTCGGTTTTGTCGGCAACGAACAATATCGCGATTTCGGCAAGGGCGGTGTCCAGCCCGGCGTGTAA
- a CDS encoding biopolymer transporter ExbD, translating to MAISAGSGGEGAPMSDINTTPLVDVMLVLLIIFLIAVPVAIQTIENLEIPVLVSEESQDKVENLLLSVTSTDSTGRSPGESGYTGASRDGQCRVYFNNIVPVSSDELQEQAFNRLDAIIEREGGPEAIANDPDKIPQVHIRGDVDAPWKCVAGAIYQIQAAGYPTVGFISNPVEP from the coding sequence ATGGCGATTTCTGCGGGATCCGGCGGCGAAGGCGCCCCGATGTCCGACATCAACACCACGCCTCTCGTCGACGTGATGCTGGTGCTCTTGATCATCTTCCTGATCGCGGTTCCCGTCGCGATCCAGACGATCGAAAATCTGGAGATACCGGTGCTGGTGTCCGAGGAATCGCAGGACAAGGTGGAAAACCTTCTCCTGTCGGTGACCTCCACGGATTCTACCGGCCGCAGCCCGGGTGAATCCGGCTATACCGGTGCATCGCGCGACGGCCAGTGCCGCGTGTATTTCAACAATATCGTGCCGGTCAGCTCGGATGAATTGCAGGAGCAGGCGTTCAATCGCCTCGACGCAATCATCGAACGCGAAGGCGGGCCCGAAGCGATTGCCAACGACCCGGACAAGATCCCCCAGGTCCACATTCGCGGTGACGTCGACGCACCGTGGAAATGCGTGGCCGGCGCGATCTATCAGATCCAGGCCGCAGGCTATCCCACTGTCGGGTTCATTTCGAACCCAGTCGAACCCTAA
- a CDS encoding MotA/TolQ/ExbB proton channel family protein, producing MLIEILAAAGEAAPQNKFGFAEALEQGGFIAYATVAILGVMSFGSFYILFTKWFEQNKILKQGREVRTSFWRAPSLREGAGKLGKNTAYRQLVDDGIAAQEQHTKMTDSLEAHDWLHGSLARSEAMVNARLAGGLPFLATVGATAPFIGLFGTVVGIYRALINIGIAGSASIDKVAGPVGEALIMTALGLLVAVPAVLAYNYLQSRNKRIAEQLNGFSTDVLANITSGGNVKPAIATASTKTATTAAGATTKKPATAPATGTTTTTTTVKK from the coding sequence ATGCTCATCGAAATCCTTGCCGCGGCCGGCGAAGCCGCTCCGCAGAACAAGTTCGGTTTTGCCGAAGCGCTCGAGCAGGGCGGTTTCATCGCCTACGCCACCGTCGCCATTCTCGGCGTGATGTCCTTCGGTTCGTTCTACATCCTGTTCACGAAATGGTTCGAACAGAACAAGATCCTGAAGCAGGGCCGCGAAGTACGCACGTCCTTCTGGCGCGCGCCCTCGCTGCGCGAAGGTGCCGGCAAGCTCGGCAAGAACACCGCCTATCGTCAGCTCGTCGATGACGGCATCGCCGCGCAGGAACAGCACACCAAGATGACCGACAGCCTCGAAGCGCACGACTGGCTGCACGGCTCGCTCGCCCGTTCGGAAGCGATGGTCAACGCCCGCCTCGCCGGCGGCCTGCCCTTCCTCGCCACCGTCGGCGCGACCGCACCGTTCATCGGTCTGTTCGGCACGGTGGTCGGCATCTACCGCGCGCTGATCAACATCGGCATCGCCGGTTCGGCCTCGATCGACAAGGTCGCCGGTCCCGTTGGTGAAGCTCTGATCATGACCGCGCTGGGTCTGCTCGTCGCCGTTCCGGCCGTGCTCGCCTACAACTACCTGCAGTCGCGCAACAAGCGCATCGCCGAGCAGCTGAACGGCTTCTCGACCGACGTGCTCGCCAACATCACCTCGGGCGGCAATGTGAAGCCCGCGATCGCGACCGCTTCGACGAAGACCGCGACGACCGCGGCCGGTGCGACCACCAAGAAGCCGGCGACCGCGCCCGCGACCGGCACGACCACGACCACCACCACGGTCAAGAAGTAA
- a CDS encoding energy transducer TonB, translated as MAYADQQMSGNKIAAIVIVALLHIVAIYALVTGLAFEAVEKLKETVTAVNIEDPPPPPPPPPPPPEEPQPQPVAPPPPVAPPPAVRIERPAPQIDTVRTPPPPAPPVLRIPPPAPVRAPVPAPAPRAPPPAPSKARGASPDGQGRWAARIQENYPSRAIRNEEEGTVGVRVTVGTNGRVTACSVTRSSGSSSLDEAACEGMERYARYDPALNDAGNPISSTVNTAITYRLN; from the coding sequence ATGGCTTACGCTGACCAACAGATGAGCGGCAACAAGATTGCCGCGATCGTGATTGTCGCCTTGCTGCACATTGTGGCAATCTACGCCCTGGTCACCGGCCTGGCGTTCGAGGCGGTCGAGAAACTCAAGGAAACGGTGACCGCGGTCAATATCGAGGATCCGCCGCCACCGCCGCCGCCGCCGCCGCCGCCGCCGGAGGAACCGCAGCCGCAGCCGGTTGCGCCGCCGCCGCCCGTCGCGCCGCCGCCGGCGGTCCGGATCGAACGGCCCGCGCCGCAGATCGACACCGTCCGCACACCGCCGCCGCCGGCTCCGCCCGTGCTGCGCATCCCGCCGCCGGCGCCCGTTCGCGCACCGGTTCCGGCACCGGCACCGCGCGCTCCGCCGCCCGCCCCCTCGAAGGCCCGCGGTGCGAGCCCCGACGGACAGGGCCGCTGGGCCGCCCGGATTCAGGAAAATTATCCGAGCCGTGCGATCCGTAACGAAGAAGAAGGCACCGTTGGCGTTCGCGTCACCGTGGGGACCAACGGGCGCGTGACCGCCTGCTCCGTCACCCGGTCGAGCGGTTCGTCCAGCCTCGACGAGGCGGCATGCGAAGGCATGGAGCGTTATGCGCGCTACGACCCCGCACTGAACGATGCCGGAAACCCGATTTCTTCGACGGTGAACACCGCCATTACCTATCGTCTCAATTGA
- a CDS encoding homoserine dehydrogenase, which yields MTEPLRIALAGLGTVGAGVIRLIETNADLLTRRAGREIRITAVSARDRGKDRGVDLSPYAWEDDMTAMAARDDVDVVVELVGGSDGPALTLARRAVAQGKSFVTANKAMVAHHGLALAREAEAAGVAMKFEAAVAGGIPVIKGLREGAAANAIERVYGILNGTCNYILSTMEDTGADFADVLAEAQAMGYAEADPSFDIDGIDAGHKLSIMASIAFGTELDFANVGADGIRRILSADIAQADALGYVIRLLGMANVEPAVDAADGDTVRLFQRVHPYLVPKDHPLAHVDGATNAVVAEGNFSGRLLFQGAGAGDGPTASAVVADIIDIARGEIGAPFSIPVSELNPTAPAQTGHRTGKAYLRFQVVDKPGVLAELAAAMRDAGVSIESLIQKGAGDGPVLVAMVTHEGEEACVDKAVELLSGSPSLVEAPLVMHILKQ from the coding sequence ATGACCGAGCCGCTGCGCATCGCCCTTGCCGGCCTTGGCACCGTGGGTGCCGGGGTCATTCGCCTGATCGAGACCAATGCCGATCTGCTCACCCGCCGGGCCGGGCGCGAAATCCGCATTACCGCCGTGAGTGCGCGCGACCGCGGCAAGGATCGCGGCGTGGACCTGTCGCCCTATGCCTGGGAAGACGACATGACCGCGATGGCCGCGCGCGACGATGTCGATGTCGTGGTCGAGCTGGTCGGCGGGTCCGACGGGCCGGCGCTGACGCTTGCGCGGCGGGCGGTGGCGCAGGGCAAGAGCTTCGTCACCGCGAACAAGGCCATGGTCGCGCATCACGGCCTCGCGCTCGCCCGCGAGGCGGAGGCCGCAGGCGTCGCCATGAAGTTCGAGGCCGCGGTCGCCGGCGGCATTCCGGTGATCAAGGGCCTGCGCGAAGGGGCCGCGGCCAATGCGATCGAGCGGGTTTACGGCATTCTCAACGGGACGTGCAATTACATCCTGTCGACGATGGAGGATACCGGCGCCGATTTCGCCGACGTTCTCGCCGAGGCGCAGGCCATGGGCTATGCCGAGGCGGACCCCAGCTTCGACATCGACGGGATCGATGCCGGGCACAAGCTGTCGATCATGGCCAGCATCGCCTTTGGGACCGAGCTTGACTTTGCGAATGTCGGGGCCGACGGCATCCGCCGCATCCTGTCTGCCGACATCGCGCAGGCCGATGCGCTGGGCTACGTGATTCGCCTGCTCGGCATGGCGAATGTCGAACCGGCCGTCGATGCCGCGGACGGCGACACGGTCCGCCTGTTTCAGCGCGTGCACCCCTATCTCGTGCCCAAGGATCACCCGCTCGCCCATGTCGACGGCGCGACCAATGCCGTCGTCGCGGAGGGCAATTTTTCGGGTCGCCTGCTGTTTCAGGGGGCCGGTGCCGGCGACGGGCCGACGGCCAGCGCCGTCGTTGCCGACATCATCGACATCGCGCGGGGCGAAATCGGCGCGCCGTTCTCCATCCCCGTGTCCGAGCTCAACCCCACTGCGCCTGCACAGACCGGCCACCGGACCGGCAAGGCCTATCTGCGGTTTCAGGTGGTCGACAAGCCGGGCGTCCTCGCCGAGCTTGCGGCCGCGATGCGCGATGCGGGCGTCTCGATCGAAAGCCTCATCCAAAAGGGCGCGGGCGACGGCCCCGTGCTCGTCGCGATGGTCACGCACGAGGGCGAGGAAGCCTGCGTCGACAAGGCGGTCGAACTGCTCTCCGGCTCGCCCAGCCTGGTCGAGGCGCCGCTCGTCATGCATATTCTCAAGCAATAG
- the glpX gene encoding class II fructose-bisphosphatase, whose protein sequence is MTKPAPSNALDRVLVLEMVRVTEAAAMAASRLVGRGDEKAADAAAVEAMRKAFDELYMDGTVVIGEGERDEAPMLYIGEKVGGAPGTGPKIDIALDPLEGTTITAKAGPNSLAVLAAAEEGCLLNAPDVYMDKIAVGPGYPADVIDLNKSPTENVKAVAKAKGVEPHEIIACVLDRPRHEKIIAELRAMGCGIVMIPDGDVAGVIATTDPDTTIDIYMGSGGAPEGVLACAALRCVGGQFKGRLLFRNDDERARAAKWGIDDLDRIYDLTDLAKGDCIFAATGVTDGSLLQGVKRRKGGLVTTESVVMRASSGTVRWVRGEHHNG, encoded by the coding sequence GTGACCAAGCCCGCCCCCAGCAATGCCCTCGACCGCGTGCTCGTTCTGGAAATGGTCCGCGTGACGGAGGCGGCCGCGATGGCGGCCTCCCGGCTGGTCGGGCGCGGCGATGAAAAGGCCGCCGATGCCGCCGCGGTCGAAGCCATGCGCAAGGCGTTCGACGAGCTGTACATGGACGGCACCGTCGTCATCGGCGAGGGCGAGCGCGACGAGGCGCCCATGCTCTATATCGGGGAGAAGGTCGGCGGCGCGCCGGGCACGGGCCCGAAGATCGACATCGCGCTCGACCCGCTCGAAGGGACGACGATCACCGCGAAGGCGGGGCCGAACTCGCTCGCCGTGCTGGCTGCGGCGGAAGAAGGATGCCTGCTCAACGCGCCCGATGTCTACATGGACAAGATCGCGGTCGGCCCCGGCTATCCCGCCGACGTGATCGACCTTAACAAGAGTCCGACCGAGAACGTGAAGGCCGTCGCCAAGGCGAAGGGCGTGGAGCCGCACGAGATCATCGCCTGCGTGCTCGACCGGCCGCGCCATGAAAAGATCATCGCCGAATTGCGCGCGATGGGTTGCGGCATCGTGATGATCCCCGACGGCGACGTTGCCGGCGTGATCGCGACGACCGATCCCGACACCACGATCGACATCTACATGGGGTCGGGCGGCGCACCCGAAGGCGTGCTGGCCTGCGCGGCGCTGCGCTGCGTCGGGGGGCAGTTCAAGGGGCGGCTGCTGTTCCGCAACGACGACGAACGCGCGCGGGCGGCCAAATGGGGGATCGACGATCTCGACCGGATCTACGATCTCACCGATCTGGCGAAGGGCGACTGCATCTTTGCCGCGACCGGCGTGACCGACGGCTCGCTGCTTCAGGGGGTGAAGCGCCGCAAGGGCGGTCTGGTCACGACCGAAAGCGTCGTGATGCGCGCATCGTCGGGCACCGTGCGCTGGGTCCGGGGCGAACATCACAACGGGTGA